From a region of the Pongo abelii isolate AG06213 chromosome 9, NHGRI_mPonAbe1-v2.0_pri, whole genome shotgun sequence genome:
- the LOC100938970 gene encoding LOW QUALITY PROTEIN: olfactory receptor 52A4-like (The sequence of the model RefSeq protein was modified relative to this genomic sequence to represent the inferred CDS: inserted 2 bases in 1 codon), with product MALPITNGTLFMPFVLTFIGIPGFESVQCWIGIPFCAMYAIALIGNSLLLIIIKSEPSLHEPMYIFLATLGATDISLSTSIVPKMLGIFWFHLPEIYFDACLFQMWLIHTFQGIESGVLLAMALDRYVAICYPLRHAIVFTQQLVTYIVVGVTLRPAILVIPCLLFIKCHLKLYRTKLISHTYCEHMTLVXLATEDVYINKVCGILGVFIDGGLDFIFITLSYIQIFIIVFHLPLKEARLKVFNTCIPHIYVFFQFYLLAFFFIFYSQIWILYPIICTYYLVQSLPTGPTIPQPLYLWDKDQAH from the exons ATGGCCCTGCCTATTACAAATGGTACCTTGTTCATGCCCTTTGTGCTGACATTTATTGGGATCCCCGGTTTTGAATCTGTACAATGCTGGATTGGGATTCCATTCTGTGCTATGTACGCCATTGCTCTGATTGGAAATTCTCTACTTTTGATCATCATCAAATCTGAGCCAAGCCTCCATGAACCCATGTATATCTTCCTGGCCACATTAGGAGCCACAGACATTTCACTTAGCACCAGCATTGTGCCCAAGATGCTTggtattttttggttccatttgcCAGAGATATATTTTGATGCTTGCCTCTTTCAGATGTGGCTCATCCACACATTTCAAGGCATTGAATCAGGAGTCCTGCTAGCCATGGCTCTGGACCGCTATGTAGCGATCTGTTATCCTCTGAGGCATGCTATAGTATTCACTCAACAGCTAGTCACTTATATTGTAGTTGGAGTGACATTGCGGCCTGCCATTCTGGTAATTCCATGCCTATTGTTTATAAAGTGCCATCTGAAACTCTACCGAACCAAGTTAATATCCCACACTTACTGTGAACACATGACCCTTGT ACTTGCCACTGAAGATGTTTACATTAATAAGGTCTGTGGTATCCTTGGAGTATTTATTGATGGTGGGCTTGACTTCATTTTCATCACGCTCTcctatattcaaatatttatcattgtcTTTCACTTGCCTCTGAAAGAGGCACGACTTAAGGTATTTAATACATGTATTCCCCATATATATGTCTTCTTCCAATTCTatctccttgctttttttttcattttttactcaCAGATTTGGATCTTATATCCCATCATATGTACATATTACCTTGTCCAGTCTTTACCTACTGGTCCCACCATTCCTCAACCCCTTTATCTATGGGATAAAGACCAAGCACATTAG